Genomic window (Polaromonas sp. JS666):
GCGCAGGACCGCCAGGCGGGTATAGAAAACGATGCTCAGATCAGTGTGATCAAGCCGGGCAAGAAAAGGCGAGGACCCCCGGCCTGGGGACGGCAATCCTGTGCCGTCATTCCATTTCTAATTCAATGCGAGAGTAGGCGCTCCGCCGCAGACAGTGCTGTAGCACGGCAAGGTGGGGCAACGACCTATCGCTTTGAAGTAGCAATGGAATCAGGCGATGTCGACGGTGTGAATGCCGAATTTCCCCGTCCGCCGGTCTGCAAAGTAATGCTCCAGCGTTGCTTTGACTGTCTTGAAGGCAATCTCGTCCCAGGGAATTTCCGACTCGGTGAACAGCCTGGCTTCCAGGGTTTCATGGCCGGGCTTGAACTCGGTGCTTAGCAGGCGGGCGCGGTAAAACAGGTGGACTTGGCCAACGCGCACCACGTTCAGGACGGTGAAGAGGCCCTGCATTTCAAACTGCGCGCCGGCTTCCTCGTCGGTCTCGCGTGCGGCGCCCTCTGAAGTGGTTTCGCCCAGTTCCATGAAGCCCGCAGGCAGCGTCCATTTGCCCCAGCGGGGTTCGATATTGCGCTTGCACAGCAGCACCTGCCCGCCGTCTTCGCCCCAGATGGGCACGGTGCCCACCACATTGAGCGGGTTTTCATAATGCACGGTGTGGCAGGCCGGGCAGACAGCCCGCTCCTTGGTATCACCATCATCGGGGAGGCGGTAAGCGACAGCGGTACCGCAAACGCGGCAGTGTTTCAGGGGAGGGCGGTGCATACAAATAAGTGTAGCGGCTTTGCCTCTGACGGGCACCGCCCGCAACCCTGTCGGCCGAAGTGTTTGCTATTAAAAAAATAGCGTACGGCGACCAGCCAGTTAGGTTAAGGAGCTTAAAACAAAACGCCTGAGAAGCCGCCGCGGTCACTCCGGCTTGATGCCTGCGGTCTGGATGGTTTTGGCCCAAAAGTCGGTGTCCTTTTTGACCAGGGCTTCCAGCGCCGCCGGCGGGAGGTAGCGCAGTTCAACGCCGGCGCCATCGGCGCGGGTCTTGGTTTCCGGCAGCTCAAGCGCAGTCTTGATCTGGCCACTGAGTTTGCCCACAACATCGGCGGGTGTACCGGCCGGCGCGAAGATGCCGACCCAGGCCTCCAGCTCAAAGCCCTTGAGGCCTGCCTCCGCCGTGGTTGGCACGGCAGGAAGGCCGGAATGGCGGCTCTTGCCGGCCACGGCCAGTCCCTTGAGCTTGCCGACCTGCACCTGGCCCATCACCGAGGGCGGCGTGGTGATGAACACCTGCACCTGGCCTGAGAGCACGTCCTGAAGGGCGGGGCCGGAGCCGCGGTAGGGAATGTGCACCATGCTGGTCTGGGTTTGCAGCTTGAACATTTCGGTGCCGATGTGCGACAGCGAGCCGTTGCCCTGGCTGGCATAGCTGAGCTTTCCGGGGTTGGCCTTGAGGTACGTGATGAATTCACCAAGATTGTTCGCCGGTACCGACGGGTGAACCGTGATGACATTGGTGGCGACCGTGATCAGCGCCACGGGCACAAAATCCTTTTGCGCCCAGGGAAGCTTGGGTGTGAGGTTGGGGTTGCCAACGTGATAGGCCGAATAAGAGTTGAGCAGCGTGTAGCCATCGGGATTGGCGCGTGCCACGAACTGGTAGGCCACATTGCCGCTGCCGCCGCCGCGGTTGTCAACCACCACAGCCTGCCCCGTGACCTTGGCCAGCGAATCCGACAGGATGCGGGCCGAAGCGTCGACGAAGCCGCCGGGCGGGTTGGGCACCACCAGGGTCACCGGCTTCGAAGGGTAGCCCTGGGCGAGGGCAGCGCCCGCGAGCATGGTTCCGAGCACGGTGGTGGCTGCACCTGCCAGCATCCGGCGTAGCGGCACGTGTTGGGTAAGAGTGATCATGGGGAAAGTCTCCTGTATTAGTTGTGTGCTTGTATTGTTACTCGAGGGGTTGTGCGGGGGCGTCGGCTAGTAGCGGCCCGACAGCAAGGCGCCGGCGCCGGGCACGCGGCGCTCCAGCCCGAGGCTCTTGAGAATGGCATAAGTCGTGCAGACGGCGCTGGACACCACGGGCAGGCCGCTCGCAGCCTCGATGAGTGGCACAGAAGCGAGCGAAGGCATCTGCACGCAGGCCGAAGCGACGATGGCATCGGCGCCCTTGATGTTGAGCTGCTTCCACAACTCGGCCGGTGCCTTCGGGTCGCGCGCACCGACCGCGAGGTTGTCGTGGATTTCCAGCGAAATGCTGTCAATCACTTCAATCCCTTCGTTTTCGATGTAGTCAATGACGAGGCGGGTCAGCGGTTTCATGTACGGCGCGATGATGGCCACGCGCTTGGCGCCCATGGCCTGCAGGCCCTCGACCAGCGCGCCTGCGCTGGTGATCACCGGTGTGGGTGCGCCGTTGGCCACGGTGGCTTCGTGCAGACGACGCTGGGATTCACGGTGGTAGCCCTTGCCCATGCTCATGATGGCCACCAGGCAGGCGTAGCCCATGGCATCCATGCGGGCGTCTGACAGCTCGAGCGCACAGCGGTCCGAGTCGCGGTCCATGGCTTCCAGCTCTTCCTTGGTGACCGATTTCATGCGCATGCGGCTGGAGTGAAACGTGAAACGTTCGGGCAGCACCTGCTCGCGGGCGCGCAGCATGGCCGGGATTTCCGTCTCCATGGTGGTGTTGGAGCTCGGCACGATCAGGCCGACACGGTAATTGCTGGCGGCGGGCAGGGGGGCGGCTTGCGCTGCGGATGGCATGGACTTGTCTCCTGGGTGGCTGGGGATTTGCCTATTCTTGGTGGTTTGATCCATACTGGCAAATACATAATCAAGATAAATCCATACCTGAAACAGATCGATCATGGAACTGCGCCAGATTCGCTACTTCACCGTTCTCGCCGATGAGCTGAGCTTCACGCGGGCGGCGCGCCGGCTGCATGTGTCGCAACCGCCCCTGAGCTTTCAGATTGCCAGCCTGGAGGCCGAACTCGGTGCGCGCCTGTTTAACCGTACCAGCCGCAGTGTCGCGCTGAGCGAGGCGGGCAAGGCCTTTTTGCCGCATGCGCAAGCCGTGCTTGCGCGCCTGGAGGAGGCCCGCGGCCACGTGCAGCGTGTGGCCAGCGGCCTGCAGGGACGGGTGCAGGTGGGCCTGGCGGGTTCGCACTTTCTGGGGCCATTTCCGCAATTTATCCAGCAATTTCGCTTGCAGCGTCCCGCCGTCGAGATTGCGCTGCACGAGATGAAACCGTCCGACCATCTGCAAGCCCTGCGCGACGGCCGGCTGGACCTGTGCGTCTCGCGCAATCCGCTGGAGGACGCGCAGATCAGCGCCGCGCTGTTATGGCGTGATCCGGTCGTGGTGGCCCTGCCGCCGGGTCATCGGCTGGCGGCGCGCAGCCGCCTGCGGCTGGCCGAGCTGAAAGATGAAGAATTTGTCTTTCTGCGTCTGGACTCCTCGCCCTTCGCCGCACGCTTGTTCGAGGCTTGTGTGCAGGCGGGATTTGCTCCGCACATCGCACAACAGGTGGTCGAGGTGCCGGCCGCGCTCAACCTGGTGGCGGCGGGCCTGGGCGTGGCCCTGGTGCCGGCTTCATTGGCGCAGCTGCGTGCCGATGCGGTGGGCATATGCAGCCTCAGCCCATCCATGCCCAAGCGCGCACAGGCGGAAGGCAAGGCGAAAATGACGGGCGGCCTGAACGGGAACGCTCCGGGCGCCATCAATGGTGATGTGTACGTGCTGTGGCGTCGCGAGGACGCAGCGCCTGCGGTGGCGACGTTCAGGACGCAGCTGCTGGACTGGGCACGCGCTTTACCGCCGTAGACGGGGCGTTGATGGCCTGCGCTGATTTGCTATCAAGTTAATAGCTAATTGCCCCGTTTTTTTGGAAGCTGGGCGGCAAAAACCATAAAAAAAACCGGGCCACAGCCCGGTTCTTCTCATGTCCCCTTCACCGGGCGGGGGGTCAGGCCTTGGTGGCCTTGGTGTGCTTTTCAATGAGGCTGCGTGCCGTGTCCAGCAGTTTCTTGCCGTCAAAGCCTTTCTTGTTCATGTCTTCCACCCACTCGACTTCCACCGCACGCGACTTGCGGCGGAATTCCTGCGCCTCGGCCGCACTCACAGTGTAGATGGTGTTGCCGCGGTCGCTGGCGCTCTTGCGGCCGGCAGCGTCGTTGCCCTGCTGCACCTTGCCGAGCCAGGCCGAGGTGGCCATGCCCGAATTGTTGTCGATGACTTTCTTGAGGTCGGGCGGCAGTGAGTTGTACTTGGCCTTGTTCATCGCCATCACAAACGTCAGGGTGTACAGGGCACCACCGGCCGGGTCAAATTCCGCATGGAATTTGGTGAGCTCATGGACCTTGACCGAAGGCACCACTTCCCAGGGAATCACGCAGCCTTCGATGGTGCCTTTGCTCAGCCCGTCCGGAATTTGCGGCAAAGGCATGCCGACGGGGATGGCGCCCAGCACGCCCATCAATTTGGTGACCTGGCGGGTCGGTGCGCGCAGTTTGAGGCCGCGCATGTCATTGATGGACTTGACCGGCTTGTTGACGGTATGAATCACGCCGGGGCCGTGCACATGAAGCGCGAGGACCTGGGTGTCCTTGAACTCGTCAACGGCCACGGTCTGCACATATTCCCAGTAGGCTTTGGATGTGGCCTCGGCGTTGCTCATCATGAAAGGCAGGTCGAAGACATCGACGCGCGGGAAGCGGCCGGCGGTATTGCCGGGCAGGGTCCACACCACGTCAACCACGCCGTCCTTGACCTGGTCATAGAGCTGCACCGGCGTGCCGCCGAGTTGCATGGCGGGGTAGGCTTCAAACTTGATGCGCCCACCGGACTCTTTCTCGACTTTTTCCATCCAGGGCTTGTGCATGGACTGCCAGACGTTGGACTGCGGGGACATGAAGGTATGGAATTTGAGGGTGACGACCTGCTGGGCCAGGCCGCTCAGGGCAGGTGCGCCCAGGGCCACGGCGGCACCGGATTTCAAAAGGGTGCGGCGTTGAATCATGATGAAGTCTCCTTGTATCGGGATAGTTATTGAAATTAACGGTAAAAGCGGCCGGTGGTTTTCAGGACTTACCCGCGGATTTCACTTGATAAAGCCCACCAGCCACAGCGGAATGATGGGGAAGAACAGGAACAGCATGGTGCGCAGCACGTCGCTGAACAGGAAAGGCATCACCCCCCGGTAGGTTTCGCTCATGGGCACATTTTTGGCCAGGCCATTGACGATGTAGACATTCAGCCCGACGGGCGGTGCAATCAGGCCGAACCCCACGGTCATCAGCACCATGATGCCAAACCAGATGGCTACTAAATCTTTTGCCATGCCAAAGTCGAGCGCCATGACCATGGGGAAAAAGATGGGAATGGTCAAGAGCAGCATGGAGAGCTCGTCCATGACGGCGCCGAGCAACACATAGAAAAGCAGGATCGCGACCACCACCACCAGCGGCGAGAGTCCCCAGCCGCCGACCAGCGCGGCCAACTGGTTGGGAACCTGCGTGAGCGCCAGCGCCGAGTTCATCAGGTCGGCGCCGATGAAAATCAGGAAAATCATGGCGGCACTTACCGCCGTGCCGTAAAAGCATTCCTTGAATTTGTCCAGGGTCATCTCGCCCTTGAGCAGGGCGGTCAGAAACGTCGAAGCCGCCCCCACGGCAGCACCTTCGGTAGGGGTGAAAAACCCGCCGTAGATGCCACCAAAGACCAGCAGAAAAATCACGACAATGGGGGTCACGCCGATCAGGGAGTGCATCGTCACGCCCTGACGGTCTGCCTGAACCTCAGGTGCGTGGCCTGGCACAACGCGCACATAAATCGCCACTGCGATCATGTAGCCGCACATGGCAATAATGCCGGGAATTACCGCAGCAGCGAACAGCTTGCTGATGTTCTGCTCGGTAAGAATCGCGTAGATCACCAGCACGATGGAAGGTGGCAACTGGATGCCCAGCGTGCCGCCTGCAGCCAGCGTTCCGGTGGCCAGCCGGCCCGAATAGCCGTGGCGCTGCATTTCAGGCAAGGCAACCCCGGTGATGGTGGCCGCGGTCGCCACCGAGGAACCGCTGATTGCGCCGAACGCTGCGCAGGCCAGCAGGGAGGCCATGGCCAGCCCGCCCTTGAAGCGCCCCATGACACCTGCGGCAAATTCAAACAGCGACTTGCTGATACCGCCCTTGGTGGCAAAGTGCCCCATCAGGATGAACAGCGGAATCACCGAGAGGTCGTAGCCGGCAAAGCGTGCAAAAGCCTGGGTGTTCAGGAAACTTGCAAAAGGCGCCCAACCCGTTTGCGTGACATAGCCGATGGCACCCGCCCCGAACATGCTGACAGCGATGGGCACGCGCACGGCCATCAGGGCCAGCATGCTGCCAAAGATCAGCAGCGTCAAACTCAGTGAACTCATATCGTGGTCTCTCCAGCTTCTTCGGAGCCAAAACCAAACAGTGTCTGGCGCAGGGCAATCAGCCCTGTCAGGATAAAAGGCGGCACCATCATGGCGTAGACGATCCACTCGGGAAACCCCATGATCTGGGTTTCGGAATGCGCCGAATAGACATTGAGCCCGCCCAGCGTGGTGCGCCAGGCCAGCAGGCTAAAAATCAGCGCCAGCAGCAGGGTGCCGAAGCGGTCTAGTTTGTCGTTGACGGCGTCGCTCATCTTCGACGTGAAAAAATCAACAATGATGTTTCCGCGGCGCAGTTGGCACAGCGGCATGAAGAGCGCAATAGCCGCGCCAGCGGCGACACCTGTCAACTCGAATGCTCCGACGATGGAGTCGCCGGTGGTGTTGCGGCCTATCAGGCTGGCGCAGGTCATCAGGGTGATGCCGGTCAACAGCACGCCCGCGATGATGGCGCACAGTTTTGCGAGGTTTTCAAGAATCTTCAAACTTGTCTCCAGCCGGTGGATTCATGGGTTGAACAGAGGCGTTGCAAAGGCGTTGAGGTGAAGGTCGCAGCCCCCGGTGCCTTGCATTTGGCGGATTATGAAGAAACCCGCCGCGGCGGGGCAGGCGGGTTACCCCGAGCGGGCCGGGTATTTGCGCGATGATCGAAGCGGCTGCGCGTATACCGCACAAACTGCCCGCGAACGCCGCCCTGCACAACGCAGGTGCAAGGCGCTTGCCCGCAGGCAGTCGGGCTTACGCGACCTTGACGGTCAGCGTACCCAGGCCGGCCACGCCGCCGACCATGGTGTCGCCAGACACCACCGCCGCCACACCCTCGGGGGTGCCGGTGTAAATCAGGTCGCCGGGCTGCAGTTCCCAGGCCACGGACAGGTGTTCTATGGTTTCGGCAATGTTCCAGATCAGCTTGGAGACATTGCTGCGCTGGCGGTCTTTTCCGCCGACCTGCAGGTAGATCTCGGCGTTGCTCACATCGCCGGCCTGGGCGACGGGCGTGATGGGGCCGATGGGCGCGGAGTGGTCATAGGCCTTGCCGATGCACCAGGGACGGCCCTGTTTTTTCATCTCGCCTTGCAAGTCGCGGCGTGTCATGTCCAGGCCCACAGCGTAGCCGTAGATGTGCTTGTGGGCATCGGCGGCCTTGATGTTTTTGCCGCCCGTGCCAATCGCCGCGACCAGCTCGATTTCATGATGCAGGTTGTTGGTGAGACTCGGGTAGGGAATGGTGCCCGTGCTACCGGCGTCAATCACCACGAGGGCGTCTGCCGGTTTCAGGAAGAAGAAGGGTGGTTCGCGGCCAGTGAAGCCCATCTCCTTGGCATGCTCTTCGTAGTTGCGGCCCACGCAGTAAATGCGGTGGACGGGAAAGCGTTCTTTGACTCCCACAACGGGTACGGAAACCGTGGCGGGCGGGGTAAATACAAAACTCATGACAACCTTTCCTCTTTGTGTATGCCCAAGGCCTGATGCACCGGGCGGTCTGAAAAACTGAACAGCACACAACCTTGCTGCGAGTGCAGTTGGGCAGTGTGCCACGACGGAATCACAAAATGGTCGCGCGGGCCAAAGTCGAATGTCCAGGATTGGCCATTGCGCTCGATGGTGACGCTGCCGTGGCCTTCCACCACGCTGAATACGGCCCCATCGGTCTGGCGCCAGGGCTTGCCTTCAAAGCCCGCCGGCAGGCGCTGCATGAAGGTGGCCATGGTCGGCATGGGCGAGCCGCCCGTGGCCGGATTGACATAGCGCAGCTTGGTGCCGTCCCAGGCATCGATCTCGGCATGGGCTTCCAGCTGGTGCAGGGCCTCGCGTGTGCGCTCATAGGGGTAGCTGAAGATCGGAGAGGTCTGGCCAAAGGGCGCGTCGTAGCGCACCGGCAGCATGTTGGCGCCGTAGCGCTGGTAGCTGATGCCTTCAGCCTTGGTCACGGCTTGCTGTTTGGCGCTGCCGTTTTCCGCAAAGCCGGCGTCAAAGAAGCGCAGCATGGGGATGTCCAGGCCATCCAGCCAGACCACGGGTGCATCCGATTCCACATGGCCGGGGTGGCCATGGTCGTGCCATGTCCAGCTCGGGGTGATGATGAAATCGCCTGGCTTCATCTGTGTGCGCTCGCCGTCTACCGCGGTGTAGGCGCCCTGGCCTTCGACGACAAAGCGCAGTGCGCTTTGCGTGTGCCGGTGGCTGGGCGCGACTTCGCCCGGCATGATGACCTGCAGGCCGGCATAAAGCGACTGGGTCACGCAAGACTGCCCGCGCAGGCCGGGGTTTTCCAGGATCAGCACCCGGCGCACCGCCTCTTCGGCGGTGATAAGCTGGCCCGCCTGCATCAGGAACGGGTGTACCTCGGCGTATTTCCAGAGCGCGGGCTGGCATGGCGTCGTGGGGGACGGTGGCACCAGCGCGTGCAGCACCTCCCACAGCGGCGTCATGCTGTGGGACGAGATGGCGTCATAGAAGGCCTTGCGCGCCGCGTTGTCGGCGCGGGCCGGCTGGCCTGGTTTGGGGGGAGGTGTCATGTCCATGAGGGGGTTCCGCCGCTGATTTAATCCTGTTGACTCTCTGGCCGATGGCCGCTCAGTCGGCGCTTTCGTCGAGGTAAACGCCGTCCTGCCTGAGCAGTTGCTGAAGTTGCCGGATGTCGACGTCGGCAAAAGTCTGGTCTTTAGTCTGGTCTTTATTCAGCCGCGCCGCCGCCGTGCCCGCCGCCTGGCCCATCACAAAGCAGCCACCGCTGGCGCGGGCCGCAGACTGGCCTTCGTGGGTCATGGAGGCGCAGCGTCCGGCCACCAGCAGGTTGCTCACGGTGGTGGGCACCAGCATACGCCAGGGCAGGTCGTTGTAGGCGCGTCCTTCGGCCGCATCCACGTTGCGCGGGAACTGCCAGTCGATGCGGCCATCGGCATGCAGTTCCATCGGCCAGGCATTGATACCGATGGTGTCGTCAAAGCGGGCCGACGAAAGGATGTCTTCGCCACTCAGCGCGTACTGGCCCTGAATCCGCCGTGTTTCGCGTATGCCCACCTGCGGCGCAATGTCGACGATGGCTGATTGCTCAAAGCCCGGCACTTCGTTGCGCAGGAAGCGGAAATATTCCGTGATCTGGCGCCGGCCCTCCATCTCGCCGTCGCTGAGCTGGCGCGCGTCAGTGGCGTCCATGGCCGTGCCCTGGGCATTGCGGATTTGCGTGACGTTGGCACGCCATTCGGCCGGGTTTTTCTGGGGGCGAAGAATGGCGCCTTCGCGCGGGAATTTGTAGCGGCCTGGTTCGCGCACCTGGCTTTGCGCCATCAGCGCGTTGATGGCCTTGAAGTCACCCACTGCTGCCAGTGCGCGTGGTGCATCTACATGGCCAACGCGAAACATGGTCGAGGGAAACAGCGCACTGCCATGCCCGTCGCCCAGCTCAAACGGCACACCGGCAAAGTGCGCCACGTCGGCGTCGCCCGAGCAGTCGATAAAGCACCGCGCGCGAATCGCCTGGCGGCCGGATTTGGTTTCCACTACCAGCGCGCAGATCTGCCGGTCTTGCATGACCACAGCCGCAGCCCAGGCGTGAAACAGCAGCTGCACACCCGAGGCCAGCAGCAACTGATCGGCTGCGCATTTGTAGGCCGATACATCATAGGAGCGAACCCGGATGCGGCCCTGCATGCCGTCCTGCGGCGCGTTGAGGCCGCCCAGCGCGTCGATGCGCGCCAGCAGGTCATCGACCACGCCATGCACCACCTGCTGCATGGCGCCATTTTTGCGACCATACAGGCCCGCAAAATTGGTGACGCCGCCCGCCGTGCCCATGCCGCCCAGGAAGCCGTAGCGCTCCACCAGCAGGGTGCGTGCGCCATGCTTTGCGGCACTCACGCTGGCCGCCAGGCCGGCAGGGCCGCCGCCCACCACGACCACGTCAAATTCGCCATAGACGGGCAGGGTGCGAGCGGGTTCGGTGATGAAGTTCAAGTTGGACCCCCGTCCAGGCTCACTGCGTGTAGCCTGTTCCCCCCTCGAGGGGGCGGTGAATTAGCCCACCCCTGTCCAAGCTCACTGCGTGTAGCTTGTTCCCCCCTCAAGGGGGCGGTGCCTGCGGTCTGGCAAAGCCAGTCCCGCGGCACCCTGGTTGTGCTCCCTGAAGTCTTTAACCCAGCATGGACAGGCGACAGAGGCGGAGCGTCTCGCGAGCCGCGGCCTGCAAGGCCTCGAGAGCTACACGCAGTGAGCGAACGTGGGGGCTCTCCAACCCAGCAGGGGCCGCGGAACCGGCTTTGCCGGGCCGCAGGCGCAGCGGCCCCCTCGGGGGGCAGAGAGCTACACGCAGTGAGCGAACGTGGGGACTCTCCACCCCAGCAGGGGCCGCGGGACTGGCTTTGCCAGACCGCAGGCGCAGCGGCCCCCTCGGGGGGCAGAGAGCTACACGCAGTGAGCGAACGTGGGGGCTCTCCAACCCAGCAGGGGCCGCGGAACCGGCTTTGCCGGGCCGCAGGCGCAGCGGCCCCCTCGGGGGGCAGAGAGCTACACGCAGTGAGCGAACGTGGGGGCCTCATTTACTCGATCCTGATGCCGCGCGTCTGGATGATGTTGCCCAAAATGGCGGCCTCATCCCTGACGCGGCTCTTCAAGCCGTCGGGCGAGGTGCCAACGGCCTGCCAGCCCTGGTTGAAGAGTTTTTGCCGCGTGTCCGTGTCGCGGATGATGCGAGGCACTTCCTGCGCCAGCCGCGCCTGGGCGGCTTTGGAAAGGCGGGCCGGGCCGATCAATGCTGTCCAGACTTCCAGGTTGACGTTCTGCAAGCCTGCCTCCGAGAGCGGTGGCACGTCGGGCACCAGCGAGGAGCGCCCACCCGCCAGACCAATGGCCCTGAGCTTGCCGGAACGCACATGCGGCATGGCCACACCCGGCGGGATCAGCGCCATCTGGATCTGCCCGCCCAGCATGGCGGTCACCACCTGCGGGTTGCCCGGAAACGGCACATGCACCGGCAGCACGCCCGGCGCGCGGCTTTTGAGCAGTTCCATGCCCAGATGGGCGACCGAGCCGTTACCCACCGAGCCGTAGTTCCACTGCCCGCCACCCTCGCGGGCGGCTGTGAAGAACGCGGCCCCACCAGGCTGGCCGGCCGGCGCCACCAACACCAGCGGCGCGGTGGTCAGCAGCGAGATGGGGGCAAAGTCTTTGGCCGGGTCGTAGGGCAGCTTGGGGTACAGCAGCTTGGCCGAGGTCAGGTTGCCGTTGATGACGACTCCCAGCGTATGGTCGTCGGTGGCCTTGGCCACCTGGTCGGCGGCAATGTTGCCGGAAGCGCCGGGCTTGTTTTCAACAACGACTGGCTGGCCCAATGCTTTGGCCAAGGGCTCGGCAAGGGTGCGCGCGGCCATGTCGGGCGTCGAACCACCGGGAAAACCGACCAGAATACGGACCGGCCGGGTTGGCCAGGGGTTGGCAATCTCTGCTTTTTTTGAGCTATTTTGTGCTCCAACCCAGGCGGGAATGGTGCAGGCGGCTATCAAAAGTGTAGCGCGGATGGCGGCGTTGGAGAGCGCGGCAAGCGTTTTCATGGGATTCTCCGGAAGCTGTAAAACTTTCATTGGAACAGTTTTGACGGCTCGATTCCGTCGTACATCCACTTCAACCCGGCAAAACCGGCGCTCTCCGTTCCGCTCTGGAACAACTGGTTGCGCAGCTCGCGCTGTACCCCCGCCGCATGGTAAATGTCACCATAAAAGCGGGCTGTGAGCTGCACCCGGCCGGTGCGCAGGTAGCGGGCCTGCTGGTACTTCAAAAAGGCCTTCTGGATGTCGCCGCGGGTAAAGCGCAATGCTTCGCGCAGCACCACGGCATCTTCGATCGCCTGGCCGGCGCCCTGGGCCAGGTATTGCAGCATGGGGTGGGCCGCATCGCCGAGCAGCGTCACGCGCCGGTCGGTCCAGTTCTTCACGGGTTCACGGTCGCACAACACCCACATCTTCCAGGTTTCGATCTTGCCCAGCAGTTCCCTGACCTGCGGGCAGGCCTCGGCAAAACGCTCGTTCAGCTCGGCCGTGTCGCCAAAGGTGTTCCAGCCTTCGTCGTACTTGTTGCTGTGGAACACCGCCACCAGGTTGAACAGCTCGCCCCGGCGAAGCGGGTAATGCACCAGGTGGGTTTTTTCGCCGCCCCACAGCAGCACGTCGTCACTCCACAAATGGGCAGGCACGTCTTCGCGCTTGAGCACCGCGCGGTAGGCGATGTGGCCCGACACGCGCGGCTTGCCGTCACCCACAACGACTTCCCGTATCCTGCTCCAGAGGCCGTCGGCGCCAATCAATGCGCTGCCGTGCACGGTTTCGCCATCGGCCAGGCGCACGCTGACACCCCCTTCGGACTGGTCGAAGGACTCGACCTTGGCATGGGTGCGCAGGGTCACATGGGGCTGCGCCCGGCAGGCATCCAGAAACACCTGGTGCAGGTCAGCGCGGTAAATCACGCCATACGGAAAGCCATAGGCGGCCCGGGCCATGTCGCCCAGCGCCACGCGAATGACCTTCTCGCCGGTGCGCACATCGTTCATGCCCAGGCCCGCCGGGAAAAATGCCACGCGGTTGACGACTTCGGTCAAACCCAGGTAGTCAAACATCCGGAAGATGTTGGGACCGAGCT
Coding sequences:
- a CDS encoding 3-hydroxybenzoate 6-monooxygenase, producing MAQTSPLIISGGGIGGLAAALVLAQDGHPVTVLEQAAAFGEIGAGIQLGPNIFRMFDYLGLTEVVNRVAFFPAGLGMNDVRTGEKVIRVALGDMARAAYGFPYGVIYRADLHQVFLDACRAQPHVTLRTHAKVESFDQSEGGVSVRLADGETVHGSALIGADGLWSRIREVVVGDGKPRVSGHIAYRAVLKREDVPAHLWSDDVLLWGGEKTHLVHYPLRRGELFNLVAVFHSNKYDEGWNTFGDTAELNERFAEACPQVRELLGKIETWKMWVLCDREPVKNWTDRRVTLLGDAAHPMLQYLAQGAGQAIEDAVVLREALRFTRGDIQKAFLKYQQARYLRTGRVQLTARFYGDIYHAAGVQRELRNQLFQSGTESAGFAGLKWMYDGIEPSKLFQ
- a CDS encoding Bug family tripartite tricarboxylate transporter substrate binding protein, whose protein sequence is MKTLAALSNAAIRATLLIAACTIPAWVGAQNSSKKAEIANPWPTRPVRILVGFPGGSTPDMAARTLAEPLAKALGQPVVVENKPGASGNIAADQVAKATDDHTLGVVINGNLTSAKLLYPKLPYDPAKDFAPISLLTTAPLVLVAPAGQPGGAAFFTAAREGGGQWNYGSVGNGSVAHLGMELLKSRAPGVLPVHVPFPGNPQVVTAMLGGQIQMALIPPGVAMPHVRSGKLRAIGLAGGRSSLVPDVPPLSEAGLQNVNLEVWTALIGPARLSKAAQARLAQEVPRIIRDTDTRQKLFNQGWQAVGTSPDGLKSRVRDEAAILGNIIQTRGIRIE
- the gtdA gene encoding gentisate 1,2-dioxygenase, whose product is MDMTPPPKPGQPARADNAARKAFYDAISSHSMTPLWEVLHALVPPSPTTPCQPALWKYAEVHPFLMQAGQLITAEEAVRRVLILENPGLRGQSCVTQSLYAGLQVIMPGEVAPSHRHTQSALRFVVEGQGAYTAVDGERTQMKPGDFIITPSWTWHDHGHPGHVESDAPVVWLDGLDIPMLRFFDAGFAENGSAKQQAVTKAEGISYQRYGANMLPVRYDAPFGQTSPIFSYPYERTREALHQLEAHAEIDAWDGTKLRYVNPATGGSPMPTMATFMQRLPAGFEGKPWRQTDGAVFSVVEGHGSVTIERNGQSWTFDFGPRDHFVIPSWHTAQLHSQQGCVLFSFSDRPVHQALGIHKEERLS
- a CDS encoding FAD-dependent oxidoreductase → MNFITEPARTLPVYGEFDVVVVGGGPAGLAASVSAAKHGARTLLVERYGFLGGMGTAGGVTNFAGLYGRKNGAMQQVVHGVVDDLLARIDALGGLNAPQDGMQGRIRVRSYDVSAYKCAADQLLLASGVQLLFHAWAAAVVMQDRQICALVVETKSGRQAIRARCFIDCSGDADVAHFAGVPFELGDGHGSALFPSTMFRVGHVDAPRALAAVGDFKAINALMAQSQVREPGRYKFPREGAILRPQKNPAEWRANVTQIRNAQGTAMDATDARQLSDGEMEGRRQITEYFRFLRNEVPGFEQSAIVDIAPQVGIRETRRIQGQYALSGEDILSSARFDDTIGINAWPMELHADGRIDWQFPRNVDAAEGRAYNDLPWRMLVPTTVSNLLVAGRCASMTHEGQSAARASGGCFVMGQAAGTAAARLNKDQTKDQTFADVDIRQLQQLLRQDGVYLDESAD